The Bdellovibrionales bacterium CG10_big_fil_rev_8_21_14_0_10_45_34 sequence GTAAGATTCGTAAAGAGCTATTTTATATGACACAAGAAGAGTTCGCCGTCGTCTTAAATGTAAGCGTCGCTACTTTACGATCATGGGAACAAGGCGTTCGCAAGCCTTCCGACTCTTCTCTCCGTCTTCTTGAAATCCTGAAATCAAGACCAGACATCTTACAAGTTTTAGCGGGCTAGTGGGCAGCGCCATGCGCTTCGGAAGAAAAGCAGTTGAAGAGTGAGTGATTGATCTTCAAACAAATCTTGCGCAACAAGTGATACGGTAAACTTTAGTGAGAAAAAGCGAAGCCA is a genomic window containing:
- a CDS encoding XRE family transcriptional regulator encodes the protein MKRMKVEEALIKGLEEALEFEEGRRKLKTNFRELPSAAPKFSATQVRKIRKELFYMTQEEFAVVLNVSVATLRSWEQGVRKPSDSSLRLLEILKSRPDILQVLAG